A genome region from Akkermansiaceae bacterium includes the following:
- the ffh gene encoding signal recognition particle protein, translated as MFSALSDSLDKTFRNLRGVGKISEDNITDALREIRIALLEADVEFGVAKNLIARVKESSMGEDVLKSIKPGEQIVKIFQDELTRVLGGDNVPLDLNPPARILMVGLNGAGKTTTSAKLARRLKKEGRRPLLVACDLYRPAAIDQLVTLGGQIDVPVFAPEKGEKDLIKVAREAIAYGEREGATVLIFDTAGRQEIDEMLIEELKKLNDFIKPKETLLVADAATGQMAVSVATHFDEAVGITGIVLTKLDGDARGGAALSMREVTGKPIKYAGEGEKLDQLMEFHPSRMADRILGMGDIVSMVENVADKVNEEDAMRSMKRMQQGKFDFNDFLDQMKMIQNLGPLEGLLGLMPGFSKIKKQLPAGALDNSKLKRTEAIVLSMTPYERSRPEIIKASRRQRIAAGSGTSMVQVNQLIKQFGEMRKMMKSPGKMKNMMKQMGGAGGMGDMMKGLGGMGGKGGKFPF; from the coding sequence ATGTTTTCAGCCCTCAGCGACAGCCTCGATAAGACCTTCCGGAACCTCCGTGGGGTCGGCAAGATTTCCGAAGACAACATCACCGACGCCCTGCGCGAGATACGCATCGCCCTGCTTGAGGCGGATGTGGAGTTCGGCGTCGCGAAAAACCTCATCGCCCGCGTCAAGGAGTCCTCGATGGGCGAGGACGTCCTCAAGTCGATCAAGCCCGGCGAACAGATCGTCAAAATTTTCCAGGATGAGCTGACCCGCGTCCTCGGCGGCGACAACGTCCCGCTCGATCTCAATCCACCCGCCCGCATCCTCATGGTCGGCCTCAACGGGGCGGGAAAAACCACCACCTCCGCGAAGCTCGCCCGCCGCCTGAAAAAGGAAGGCCGCCGCCCGCTCCTCGTCGCCTGCGATCTCTACCGTCCCGCCGCCATCGACCAGCTCGTCACCCTCGGAGGCCAGATCGACGTGCCGGTTTTCGCCCCGGAAAAAGGCGAGAAGGATCTCATCAAGGTCGCCCGCGAAGCCATCGCATACGGTGAAAGGGAAGGGGCGACCGTCCTCATTTTCGATACCGCAGGCCGCCAGGAAATCGACGAGATGCTGATCGAGGAACTGAAGAAACTCAACGACTTCATCAAGCCCAAGGAAACCCTCCTCGTCGCCGATGCCGCGACCGGCCAGATGGCCGTTTCCGTCGCCACCCATTTCGACGAAGCCGTTGGCATCACCGGGATCGTCCTCACCAAGCTCGATGGCGACGCCCGGGGCGGCGCTGCCCTCTCCATGCGCGAGGTCACAGGCAAGCCGATCAAATACGCGGGCGAGGGCGAAAAGCTCGACCAGCTCATGGAGTTCCACCCCTCCCGCATGGCCGACCGCATCCTCGGCATGGGCGACATCGTCAGCATGGTGGAAAACGTCGCCGACAAGGTGAACGAGGAGGACGCGATGCGCTCGATGAAGCGCATGCAGCAGGGGAAATTCGATTTCAACGACTTCCTCGACCAGATGAAGATGATCCAGAACCTCGGCCCGCTCGAAGGCTTGCTCGGGCTGATGCCGGGCTTCAGCAAGATCAAGAAACAGCTCCCCGCCGGAGCGCTGGACAACAGCAAGCTCAAGCGCACCGAGGCCATCGTCCTCTCCATGACCCCCTACGAGCGTTCCCGCCCGGAAATCATCAAAGCCTCCCGCCGCCAGCGCATCGCCGCCGGATCCGGCACCTCCATGGTGCAGGTCAACCAGCTCATCAAGCAATTCGGCGAGATGCGCAAGATGATGAAATCCCCCGGCAAGATGAAGAACATGATGAAGCAGATGGGCGGTGCCG
- a CDS encoding DUF2452 domain-containing protein, which yields MSEGKLSQAFMPYPVSTLSPKIIPTDLSSFKSRGISEVERELQQKLTEIRETYLAAIDHFNWNKLIYEADINFEPIIGQTYHLYEVRGRKLLSMIAPDQWHHKHLATVRLNVDRQWKLEDISGEIDQRSLFGT from the coding sequence ATGTCAGAAGGAAAACTCTCACAGGCATTCATGCCGTATCCGGTCTCGACCCTCAGCCCCAAGATCATCCCTACAGACCTGAGTTCCTTCAAGTCACGCGGCATCTCGGAAGTTGAGCGCGAGCTCCAGCAGAAACTCACCGAAATCCGCGAGACCTATCTCGCGGCCATCGACCACTTCAACTGGAACAAGCTGATCTACGAGGCCGATATCAACTTCGAGCCCATCATTGGCCAGACCTACCATCTCTACGAAGTCCGCGGCCGCAAGCTGCTCTCCATGATCGCCCCGGACCAATGGCACCACAAGCACCTCGCCACAGTTCGCCTGAACGTGGACAGGCAATGGAAACTTGAGGACATATCCGGGGAGATCGACCAGCGCAGCCTGTTCGGCACGTAG
- a CDS encoding type II secretion system protein: MKTNVKTARRGFTLVELLVVIVIIASLASLSVPMIIRQKKKADQATAISNAGQLYYAFIGFDEEYGTFPDAVTQADVETNFPDATQTADTSSSNGYFRQFFIGGLVESEEIFYVKTGFTKKPDGVFTGVNCLEARENGFGYVMNGNKGLSTAGNSSRVMVVTPLQEATDKFNPDPFDKKAVALRADKSVSVLNINAAGDALLGGGKKLLDTGADTIWGTGVTPTIVKPLVGN, translated from the coding sequence ATGAAAACCAACGTAAAAACAGCAAGACGCGGCTTCACCCTGGTGGAGCTACTCGTCGTTATCGTCATCATCGCATCCCTGGCCAGCCTTTCGGTGCCGATGATCATCCGCCAGAAGAAGAAAGCAGACCAAGCGACCGCGATTTCCAACGCCGGCCAGCTTTACTACGCATTCATCGGCTTCGATGAGGAGTACGGGACTTTCCCGGACGCCGTCACCCAAGCGGATGTAGAAACTAACTTCCCGGATGCAACCCAGACGGCGGATACCAGCAGCTCGAACGGCTACTTCCGCCAGTTCTTCATCGGCGGTCTCGTCGAGTCCGAGGAGATCTTCTACGTGAAAACCGGTTTCACCAAAAAGCCGGACGGTGTTTTCACAGGTGTCAACTGCCTGGAAGCCCGTGAGAACGGCTTCGGGTACGTGATGAACGGCAACAAAGGCCTCAGCACGGCCGGCAACTCGTCCCGTGTCATGGTGGTCACCCCCCTCCAGGAGGCTACGGACAAGTTCAACCCCGATCCCTTCGACAAGAAGGCTGTCGCCCTCCGCGCTGACAAGAGCGTTTCCGTGCTCAACATCAATGCAGCAGGCGATGCCCTCCTCGGTGGTGGCAAGAAGCTCCTCGATACCGGAGCCGACACCATCTGGGGAACCGGCGTGACACCTACCATCGTCAAGCCACTGGTCGGCAACTGA
- a CDS encoding polysaccharide deacetylase family protein, whose translation MKLPKVITMALPLLAPCLPCAGQDGEPPAPAARPAVSLGVPDDGVRVSVLGYHDFSENERETAMRIRTSKFRRQMELIRELGIPVIPMADFTAWKDGAKEIPDKSIVITMDDGWKSVYTDAFPILREFNYPFTLFLYKDYVDGGGKALTTAMIEEMMANGATIGSHSVTHPFPQTVKANRKRGPEAFDRFLQTEMGDSKAFLERKFKVQVGTFAYPGGYFTEEMLTKGGEVGYTHLFTVQPGKVKRSVPNNVLPRYVILGNYDKIFDFATSFREAQSSQPGAAGSELVKELPFPVEPQPGAIINSRLPEISVDLSTAENIDPATLRMQVAGFGEVPANYASEGKLFSWQVNRRLRQPVCNVQVTWKTTDGKETETPLKWGFQIDREAAYLPDE comes from the coding sequence ATGAAGTTACCGAAGGTGATCACCATGGCATTGCCCCTGCTCGCCCCCTGCCTGCCCTGCGCGGGGCAGGACGGCGAGCCCCCCGCCCCGGCCGCACGGCCTGCCGTGAGCCTTGGCGTGCCGGATGACGGGGTGCGCGTGTCGGTGCTCGGCTACCATGATTTCTCGGAGAATGAGAGGGAAACCGCCATGCGCATACGCACCTCCAAGTTCCGCAGGCAGATGGAGCTGATCCGGGAACTCGGCATTCCGGTGATCCCGATGGCGGATTTCACCGCTTGGAAAGACGGCGCAAAGGAGATTCCGGACAAGTCCATCGTCATCACGATGGATGACGGCTGGAAATCCGTTTACACGGATGCCTTCCCCATCCTGCGGGAATTCAACTACCCTTTCACGCTCTTCCTCTACAAGGACTACGTCGATGGCGGCGGCAAGGCGCTGACCACGGCGATGATCGAGGAAATGATGGCCAACGGAGCCACCATTGGAAGCCATTCCGTGACCCATCCTTTCCCCCAGACGGTGAAGGCGAACCGCAAGCGCGGTCCGGAAGCTTTCGATAGGTTCCTCCAGACTGAGATGGGGGATTCCAAGGCTTTCCTTGAGCGGAAGTTCAAGGTGCAGGTCGGCACCTTCGCGTATCCCGGCGGCTATTTCACCGAGGAGATGCTGACCAAGGGCGGCGAGGTCGGCTACACCCACCTGTTCACCGTGCAGCCGGGCAAAGTGAAGCGCTCCGTGCCGAACAACGTCCTGCCGCGCTACGTTATCTTGGGAAACTACGACAAGATCTTCGATTTCGCCACAAGCTTCCGCGAGGCCCAGTCCAGCCAGCCAGGGGCGGCGGGTTCCGAGCTGGTCAAAGAGCTGCCGTTTCCCGTGGAGCCACAGCCGGGCGCGATCATCAACTCCCGCTTGCCGGAAATCTCCGTGGATCTCTCGACTGCGGAAAACATCGATCCAGCCACCCTGAGAATGCAGGTCGCCGGCTTCGGCGAAGTGCCGGCGAACTACGCCAGCGAAGGCAAGCTGTTCTCCTGGCAGGTCAACCGCCGACTCCGCCAGCCCGTCTGCAATGTGCAGGTCACATGGAAAACCACCGACGGCAAGGAAACGGAGACCCCGCTGAAATGGGGCTTCCAGATCGACCGTGAGGCGGCGTATCTGCCCGACGAGTGA